One window of Aphelocoma coerulescens isolate FSJ_1873_10779 chromosome 17, UR_Acoe_1.0, whole genome shotgun sequence genomic DNA carries:
- the BRD3OS gene encoding putative uncharacterized protein BRD3OS: MSDTVMNGRVPLPEKALSEGYARLRYRDTSLLIWQQQQQKLESAPPNTYLSRSRSMWYSQYGNEAILVRDKNKLDVSRDTGQSKFCAIM; this comes from the coding sequence ATGAGTGACACGGTGATGAACGGGAGGGTGCCCCTGCCCGAGAAAGCCTTGTCCGAGGGCTATGCCCGGCTGAGGTACAGGGACACCTCCCTGCtcatctggcagcagcagcagcagaaactggagtCAGCTCCCCCCAACACCTACCTGAGCCGCAGCAGGAGCATGTGGTACTCGCAGTACGGCAACGAAGCCATCCTGGTGCGGGACAAAAACAAGCTGGATGTCTCCAGGGACACGGGGCAGTCCAAGTTTTGTGCTATTATGTAA